In Lycium ferocissimum isolate CSIRO_LF1 chromosome 3, AGI_CSIRO_Lferr_CH_V1, whole genome shotgun sequence, the genomic window ttaccaaaaaaagaagataggtTTGTTATATGatgggtaattttacaaagagcgtagtgttataaagttggttgttgatgttataggtgaaatgctgttatagagaagtaaaatttaatataaaaaatcggttccgaaAAAAATTTGACTGTTATAAAGAGGTGTTGTTATATGCGGGTGTCGTTATAGAGAGGTGTGACGGTATACGAGAAGAGACTGCACAGGTTTGTCTTTTTGCGGGACATTTTAGACAGCCTGCACTGATAGAATATTAATATACTGCATAGAGGAAGTGCAgacaaatttggaattaaaaaaaactgTGTCATCATCTCTATGGTAATCCATGAAATAATAATGCAAAAAACAAGACTTGTCACCTTTTTTGTTAGGCTAGAACGAAGCTATACAAAAAACTCATACTAGACAAACCTCTCTTTTTCATTTAATAATCCtaacaaaaccaaaaacaatCTTACATAGAAAAGATATACTTTAAAGATAAAAAAACATTGACAAAATTATTGGACTTAAAGTTAAGGCGAAAGAAGCAATATATTAGACACAAAAAATTTATCTTTCTTCCTGTATTTAACAACGAACATCTCAAAACCAGTGCCTGAAATTTAGAATCAGCCTAAAGTCAAAGTAGCATAAACaataaaaagtaagaaataggGAGAGGGTCATTAGTCCCAACGTATAGTTCAAAATTCGGACTCAACTAATCAAGAATATAATGATTAcataatgaataaatatatttcaagcAACCCATAAATTTTATCGAGCTGAAAATAGTGGAGAACTGAACGTTACATTAACTACAATATGCAttctgaaaaacaaaaaaaagatagaacctgcaatggaaaaaaattgaaccttAATATCTTGAAGATTTGCTAGGGGCCAGGAAGAATTCTGAATGATGCTAGGCAGAAAGTTTACTCCCTTTGGGTTCAccctctttttctccattttttgtGTGTATTGCTCTCTATATTTATACACTGAGAAGCGGAGTGGACAGAAGAGTGGGAGAATAAAAGGCATAGGACCTTATTCAATATTTGTGAGCTGAAAAACCTTTTTAAAAATGAGTAGGTAAGGAAAATATCAAATATGGAGGGACGAAGACTGTAAATATCAAATATGGTGACTTAAACTAATCTGTTAACAATTCTCCTAATCTGTCATCAAATAGGAGCTCTTGGCAGCCTATAAATTCGTCCAGCTCTAGGTTAAATGTAATATATAATTCATAATAAACAGGATCACTAGCCAAATACAAAGCTCTCTCTGCCAAATTCTCCGATAGGCACTACAAAGACTCTTCCAGAAAGCCGTCGCCGTCCTATTTGACTAATTCCCTGTTGTCTTGTCCCGCCTCGGAACACAAAGACCGACGGAATCTGTCGATTAAAACTGAGGGAGTCAAtcggctaagtaaaatacactaGACTTGTTTTTACTGAAAAccctttataaaaataaatacttcgTAGtggttctttaaaaaaaaaataaaaaaaaattcgatttTTCCTCGAAAATAACCGGCGCCGTCCGTTGGTTTtcgtaaaaaaataaaataaaattaaaaagtagtGTCCCTCGATTTTATCCATCGGTTTCGGTCCATCGTTTTTTCGCTTGTTTTTAGTAGTCACAACTTTTGTAGTTTCTGCTATTTCTAATTTCTTTCTCTAAGTCTGGTGTATTTTACTATGGAGTGGACTCCATGGGACGGTAAATGAGTCTTTGTGTTCCGAGACACTATTTTTACTGCCATTATCAAGTACGAAGGCTTTTCCTCGATTTTCCCTATAGCAAAAGACGTCGTCGGTTTTTGTCCCAGGAGTATTTGGCCGTTTCTTTAATAATGTGTACCTCTAAATATGAGTTCTcgctatttttttcctttttttcatagttctcgtcaaatctaacaaatagagttcgatgaatattttatcggagactaaaagtgttaacttttgactaacttaaaggaccaaaactgttaagtgcatacttaaggggcTATTTTTAATCAaccctcatagttaagggaccatttttgttaacttgtggcaaacttaaaggaccaaaaccgtTAAGTGCACAATtgagggactattttgaacctactctcatagttaagggaccatttatgtccttttctcAATATCTTAATAAGTCAAGTATTTCAAAATgattaatgcatatgcagcccccCAAActtgtctattttttttttcatttttgccgCCTCAGCATGTGTTGTTCCTAATGAACCCTGAAATAGTTCTCAAGTGTGTATATCAAACCCACTAAATcgatttttattagaagcataaattaaaatggagaaattaaggtggagtaatatttttagacatgtggtaagctattctttaggtcatggaTGTGTCGGTTTTACATTGTTTACTGCTTGGTTATGCTCTTTCACTACCGAAGCAATTAAGAGCTTCTCTTTTTGCCTTCTCGATTGttgctaatcttagctaaaagatgacataattaaattagaatatatattagcatgttgctacattgaagatggaatactatgtaagtcggattatatttgatagacacacttgaggacaagttcaggggttcaataggaacaacacttagttgggtgtcaaaatagaaaaaaaggaCAATTTTAGGGGGCCGCAGCATTAAGCCATTTCAAAATCATAATAAGCGCTTCTAAATCTTATATGGCCGATGTAAGATTTTATATACACGATTACTCTCCCGCATTTACTATGAAGAATCCAAATAAGTGGAGTATTCCAACACCTTTATAAGCCCTTTGAAATGCGCATATATAGTATATGTGAGATGTTGTATAACTCAATACCCTTACACGTATTATAAGAAACAGCTCAGCCTCCAACAATTTTGTGCTTTCATGCTCCGTAATGTTGGACATGAAAATTGTTCTttggtgatgaagaagaaattgacAAAGCATTCAATTGAGAAGAAGAATTCAGACAATACATCGTACATATCGAGCAAGAATGAGAAAACTCAATTTGGGCTATTTAATACATTTGGGCCTTTAGTTTTGGATGACCGGATACAAAGAAAAAAGGCCCAATGGAGGCCTACCACTACAACCCATTTCGAGAGATACGAGATATTTTCAAGGAATATACCacgtatttatatatgtattgctTCTAGTATCTTCCTATTTCTTGTACAAAAAATAATAGTACAATTGTGGTATTTTGACAACCATGTATAGGACAAGTTTGTGGTATAGTTAGTTAGAATTgaacattcttttttttcttattagaTTGTATTTATACACGGTTTTGCTACAATGAATATACACGAAGAAAATTTCCTATCTTTCCTTATTTTCCCTACATGGTATCGAGCAATAGGTCTTTCTTCTTTAATGCATCCTTTGTTTTCAATGTTGTCTCAATCTTCATTTTGAAATGAGTCCGGAAAACTCGCAATCCGTCTCAAAACCAACACTTAAACCAACCCAATCAATGACCATTCTAGTCCTTTTTACCTTCACCCATCAGTCCCTTTTACCTTTACCCATTAGACTCACCACCAGGGATGTTGTTTGTCAACTCTCTTTGTGATGGCAAGGGCTATGCGGGTTGGAGTAGAGCTTTTGTTATTGCTCTTTCAGCTAAGAACAAGCTTGGCATGATTGATGGAAGCACTGTGGTACCAGATGTCACTTCTCTTGATCACAAATCTTGAGCCAGGTGCAATGACATGGTCATTTCTTGGATTCTTAACTCTCTCTCAAAGGACATTGCTGAGTCTGTCCTTTACTCTAAGATTGCAAGAGAAATCTAGAAAGAATTAGCAACAAGGTTTGGTCAGTGCATAGGAGCACAACTCTATCAAGTGCAAAAGGAACTATCAGATGTAGACATGCAGTGCAAGGTAACTTAGACATAGCAAGTTATTTTACtaagtttaagaaaatttgggatGAGCTTGATGCAATCATTACTTTTGATCATTGCACCTGCAAGTGTATTTGTGGATGTAAAGTCAAAACAATCAAGTCTCATCAGGATGGAAGGTTGATTCAGTTCCTCATGGTACTGAACAACAGCCACTCTAGTGTCAAAAGAACCATCCTGATGATGAACCCTTTACCTACGGTTAGTTCTGCTTATTTTTTGCTCATTCAAGATGAAAAACAAAAGGAGGTGCACAGGGAAGCACACCCCTCTGAGTCTGCtttcatggtttcaaacccaaGGTTCAGTAGTGGTCAAAGATTTGCTAACAACAACACTcagaaaaacaacaacaatggtGCAAGGTTTGGTAACAACTATCAAAAATATGGTTGGTCTGATGGAAAACTCAAGGGGAACTTTAACAAACAGAATTCAGGATTGTTTTGCACAAACTGCAAGATGACTAATCATAATGTTTCTAAGTGTTACAGGCTAATTGGTTTTCCCCCAGATTTCAAATTTACCAGACCTAAGAAGAATAGATTTCAGACTCATACCAATGCAACATCTGTGGTTTCAGACCAAAACAACAATCATGCAGCACCTGATGGTAATTTTTCCACTTTTAGAAAGCAAATGACTCCTGAACAACACAGTCAGTTGGTGACCCTTTTGCAGCACTATGAAGGACAAGATGATGCAAGCTGTTGAGACCATCGCCTCGAGCCACAAGCCTTAGTAAAACTGCATTCAAAGTACAGGTGCGTGGTTCCTTGTTTTTGGACACATGTTGCACAGGACACAGTCTCCATTCACTTACATTCACCTTATCAATAACTTGTCCTTTGTTCTCAGTTTTCCATGCAGGTTCAATGTAATCCTTTCGGGCCTTAGCACGGGCTTGTTGAGGCCCAATGTTAGCGTAGGATATGTAAGAACCGGCAGTAATAAGAGTAATGTCAGCTGTAATGCCACAAAGAGTGAATTTGAGTTGTTTTAGTGTAGGTGGGTAAGACCAAACCACCATTATCTTTCTCTATTATCGAAGAATTCTGCTCAGATTGGCTTTAGtaatagggaaaagggtaaaaaatgtccctttttttttgttgcgcggattgtccttttcatttgtggtggtctttaatttttgtccttcaaattggttgtctttaatttttgcccttcgcctaataccctgaggttttgggttcgaacctcaacttagttaaaaaaagaagtaattTTCACAAGGCAGATGTTTGGATTTGCAAGGTAGATTTTTGCCTCTAAACTCTGCCTTAACTcaaaggcagagttttgccttcaaaactctgccttgcaaatccaaactctaccttgcgaatttttaaattttttttaactgagcggggttcgaactcgaaacCAAGGGATTTTtagtgaagggcaaaaattaaaaaccaccaacTTGAGGGGGAAAATTAAAGCAATCCTTGCAAGAAGGGCccaaaaaatacccctcccctTTGGAAAAGAGGCTAAAAATATCCTACAttacaaatttgggtcaaaaatatccttccatcattaaagttttcaaatatagccttgtcttaacggaaatcccTAACATAActcgatttcatttttaaacccgctccattaaaatccgacccaactaaataaaaaagcATATGGGTTACCCGCTCCTGTGCCAAGTGGCTCCAGATGTAGGACTTGGGAACAAGTTGGTTGCATGTGAGTTTTTTGTGTAGTTGGGTAGAGTTTAAAttgagcgggtttaaaaataaaatcgagtTATGTTGGAAATTTCCGTTAacacaggggtatatttgaaaactttaatgaggGTAAggatattttttacccaaatttgtaatgaaaaatatttttagccctttttccaaagtaaagggacatttttgaccctttttccttagtaataaatttagaaacttTACTCGAGAAGATGATTATATGGTCCATTATGTTTGTGGGGAAGTTTAAATAGTAGTCTCTTAAATATATACTTGTGAGCATTTTGATccttttaagtttgtcaaattTGAACACTTTCGGTTTTACcgaatatttaaaaaatatgtctaTTATATTTAACAAAACATTTTATAATGAAACATTTATATAACTAAGAGACACCAAGAAAGTTCCGTCAATTTAAAAAATGGCAACACAAAAAAACAACATCAAACATAAAAAGAATAGACTAAAATTAGTAGAAATTGCATCTCAAATAATTGCACCAACACCACaaatatactaaatataaaaaaatttcacctGCAAAGGTGATTTCTGCtaaatccttttatttttcatagttTTCGATAAATTTAATAGTcagtttgttaaatatttgtATTATCTTTTAAATAACCAGATTTTATGTATCTTTTACATAAGGTACGATACATAAAATCTAACTTCTTCCATATTAATTTATGAAACACCATTTGTCGCTTTGACCATAAATAGAGTTTAAGAAGAAAAACTttaaaacttgtgatctaaataATCTTAGACATTTATGTggttataaattatttcattaagagtaaattaaattaaattttacgaTTAAGttaatttcatatataaaatggttatatttttttaaaaatatgccACGTCAATTAGGATTGAGGGAGTAATGTGTAATCCTGCGGTGCTACGGGGAGATCTTATAAGCATCTTaggcattttaatattaaaaacatCTTATATTAAAGTGCCTCAATTACCACATTTTGTTTGGTCGCAGAAAAAGTGTTCCCTTGGTTTCCAAGTCCGCAACTTAggtgacacaaaaaaaaaaaaaaaaaaaaaaccaaaataatacaaaaaaaaaaaaaaaagttacaaaaataGGTTTCTCGCACAGATTCTGCGCGTGAAAGAGgctacctttttatttttatttttttttaagttatcaaaatcacgttttttccatactttgggcaaaaatttgtcacgaccctaattactgatcgtgcgggcacctaccttattatcattagtaggcgaacccttacccgttaacccattaatcactagccaattttaacttctttaatcatttatagttaaacaatcaatgatcatgtgaaataataaataactAAACAATTCAAATTgatagataatataagtgcgaAAGTCTCAACTATTacaccccaaaatctgaaagtcatcgtaccaggactctaactaacaatgtctaaagaacgaagtatatctcaaatataataacaaagaatgtctggaataaaaatagacatctaggaagagagatcttcaggtgtcATGGCATGGATAGACGCTCACCTCGGATacgatcgagcaaactagcttcaagctagagatgtagtctggATGACATCTGCGGAACACAATTTGCACTCAAAAGGGTGCGACAAgatagtattagtacaaacactatgtcttggtaagcatcataggccgactaagattagtttacgtatataagcataaaatcatcaagATAAAcgagataggcacttaatactcaaatccgtATCAGAATATCCCCATAAcgagtcacaacctaagatgaagcttctaacccaccagtctgtcaagtttcaataatctcacctgataatcacaaatccaagttccttccctaggtagagtcattaatccacaatttaactcagtcactGATTATATCAATACCACAACAGCCGTTTCAGCAAACACACCAAAAGCAGAACTAAAcgagccatataataatgcagaataaaatgtaatgatgtgcaatgcaaaatatgatgatatgcaatgcaatgccctggccaaatacacactgtacacacatgctactgatgtcatagctcagtagtcatgacctgcaggggacccatggtatcCATGTACCGCTCGTTCCGGAACACTTCTCGGACCTGAGCCATAAATCTTCTGccccggaaagaacctcggtcACAGATCCACATCCTGTATCACTCATTCCGGAACACTCCTCGAACCCGAGTCACTTACTGCCCTCTGCTCGAAATTTACCTCGGACTCGAGCTTATACACCCTCCGttccggaaagaacctcggacccGGAGCCACTCGATTCTACAAGAAACACTATTACATCCCTCTTAATGAGCAATTATCAAGTAGTATATTATTTTCATCGAGAAGATCATATTGGCTTCTTACCACAATTGTCATCAATTTGTATCACAAGTCCgtcaagaagattatattaacttctgcacaatttcacatcacaatgtatgtctcaatgtatttcagttcattagtatgtatggactatgaccAATCagcaatatcaatatcaaacacaaggcatcatgccacaagtcttccaaaccatttccatcatgcatgagtgtatgaatgcataaatgaatgTAAACGTGGTATATCAATACaagccaataaagcaacagtgaaggtacaagtcacgaagccacaagtcatatcaagaatTGGATCAACTCAGcgatgaaatgaatcatacaatcatctcaaccaacataatagtctatgtccttctttacttccacatgtagcaagtacgcctcacaactaagtcttgtatcaccaagaagctccacttttctatatattatcatcaacagcaatcatacatcaagttttcatctacatactgtcataagtttatatcacaattcaagcctaacctcattatcctttctttctctgataatatatgtcacaataagagagaactgagtacaacacgacaatttaggcAAGAAGTCTAATCACAGTAatagggcaacaagccaccatcaacaacaatcaactaatagaaatccatcccgaattgccacagtatgaatacaactacacctcatattttaGTACATAAAGTAACGGCGACGAGctcacaaaatcagaagtcataccaacctagctaatatccaaacaaacaccatgtccgaagacctaatcatgctttctcccatcaattctacacaataaatacgtttcgctaatcaaagtctaactaaagtaagccataacctatctcgaatgcagaacaggagccacaaactactccacacgagcccTCTATGTTCGAAGCGCCTCATAACGGTCATGGTGCTAAGTAAGGAataaaccatgtatttaaacaagaacaacaatttggggaagaataCCCACtcacttctacccttttcaattggatgaaaccatccttcAATAGTGAATTAATCATAACAtatatctctacaatcattaaccttcaattcgtgggtttctaatcaattttaccaTTAAAACAGATTTTAAGacaaagcttccatttttattagaaccctaagtctcaacatgcaattccaaccataagaaatcaaattctcttcctagaaagtgataatctatactcctaggtgattaatcaacaataaaatcaacaacccaccaattatttaagggtttactaattctagggttctaggattttcacccaccattgatggacctctTAGAATAATCATGGAgcttgaagaagaagggaaaatgAACAATTAAAGATGGgaacttaccctccaagatgctttcatcAATGAATGGGATGAATTTTGCcactttctctcttgaaaactgactttggggtcttggggTTAAGGGTTCGAGGTTGGGGAATTAAAATAGAGGTTTCTAGCCTCGCTGGCTGCTGTGGCGGTCTccagaccgctgcagcggtcccgctatagcggcctctTGGTCGCTATAGCGGTTCTGTTGGACTCTAAAATGGTCGCTATCCCTCATCCAAAGGCCAAACGCGtcgattctttttcctatagcttTCTAATTTCAAtatggatctaatggttcaaacctcacTCAAAAAAAGGTCGGATGCTCAATCTGGAGCCATTTCTATCCACAAACCTCCGGcaaaaacatcgaatacgagcgcgacacaACCCAAACGCATTTGAAACTCTTTgtaacctcaccaaaacttgtggaaaagttcaaaatcatcataatgacatgttggaacttccaaatcatTGACAtggggtcatcctaacccggcgttgaccgtggtcaactctaacttgtcaacttaactagtttctccatcaatgactcaattacactcgaaccttgcggaaaccaacccaatgacttcattaagtcatagatcatgctAACGGGACTTGGGTAAAGGttaacaaggttaaatgggtcaaaacactataacgactaaacgggtcgttacaagattagtcatgtttcaaaatttcgaaatatcaatattttatataaaacttaatatctttttttgcgtacaataatgtcggctcattacatcaagtataactaaacgtttggatcgttgTTTTAGAGGTTGTAAACTGCCCCAAAGtcagttttgtttgtttggaaacttgtcatctttaagtttaagtgtcatattttatagggttttgatctaagcgttttattatttagtcaaatcgaatgtacaaataaaaatattttgatctacctttaatttttatattatgttgttatttttcttttttgtcttttttgtttttgctattTCTTTTGTGTAATCcgatttttttaatgtaatgtgtattttgtattgtttgaaaacttgttatctttatgtttaaatattatatttgaatgtacaaatattaatattttatttaacaataattcatccaatatgAGAGGTTTAtctaattcaaaaataattcattccgtaaaattacaatactaattcaaagcaatacaatactaaattacaataacaatacaatcttcaagttctagaggagGAATGCTACACGAaagagcctctagaacttgaagattgtattgttattgtaatttagtattgtattgctttgaagTAATAATGTAATTTAATGGAATGAATGCTACACGAAAGAGCCTCTTAGGGCTGGATTTCGGAAGGATTATGTTGGATATCGTCCAAGTAAATCTCGTGCAAAAATAATAATCACTCTGTCCAAATTTACACAACACtcttcctttttagtttgtccaaGAAAGAAGCGCACCTTTTCATATTTAATAACAATTTACCTCTAAAAGCAATAGAAGAATCGCGAATAAAAAATCGAATAattcctccgtcccatattagttgtccaCATTACTATAAATATTCCTCCTAGAatatttgttcatttacaaaatcaagacataattaattaagttttttctactttgcccttaacattaattgttttttaaagtaaccaatattgattagagtgtAATTAATTAGAGAGAGATAAGCCTAATGTAgtaaaaatatacttttatttatgagttcTTAAAAGGCacgtaaagaaaaaaaaggacaagTAATATGACACGGAGGGAGTAATGATGGATAATTGGATATCGTCAATTCTTTTattaacataataatcaaaattagGCTGCTATAtagagaaaaggccataaatagtcccttatctatgggagtaggtctaaaatggtcccttaactatacacttatcggttttagtcctttaattattcaaaaacttatcaaatttagtctccgtctattttttatacaaacagcgTACAAATCCATAAACCTCTGTGAGATTAATGTCAAACCATTCCTCAAACCTGTCTCTCTCTCCCCGCTTCTTTTCCctcaagttcattctttaacctcaacttttcctcaagttctctcTCGCTTTTCAGCAATTGGAGCTGCGCGGCGGTGGAGATGAAACCGACGGAGTCcgttttgtaaaaataaaataaaaaaaaaaaaaaccgacgagGACccgtcgggtttttttttttttttttttgaaaattaaagaatgaaatgtaGGAACTTGGAATAGAACCTGAgtatgttccttggcattaaaggGCTTTACCACTAGACCACCGATATTCTTTGatatacttacattgatttaatttataccGTTTTTTTTCGCTCTAAAATCCGAACGTCGAGAATGGCCACTTtgtttttttataagaaaatttaaaaaaataaaaattgacgGACTCCATccgtttattttagaaaataatataaaaaataattatatttttcgtACATTTTTTGCGCAAAAAAACCGTTATAACGGTCTCGGTTTTTACATCttatttttagtagtgtttgagaAGAATGGTTATAGAAATTGTGTGCAAAGTTCGTCTTTTCGAATTTCGAGACTCGAGAGCGACAGTCAacgctctttttttttttttttttttttaaacaagaggaactcaaagaaaaagaagcgggggagagagagagagaggtttGAAGAATGGTTCAACATTAATCTCACGCAAGTTTATGGGTTTGTCAAAACTGCTTAacatttgtataaaaaatagacgagaccaaatttgataagtttttgaatagttaaaggaAGCAAAAGCATGATAATAATGACATTTTAAACCTTCCTCAGTAGAGGaaatttatggccttttctcctGCTATATATGCCGCCGCATTATTCAAGAAAAAACCTCAAATTCTATATATCAAAATTCTGGATACTTGAACATGCCTAGTCCCGGATTATACACAGAGAATCCCCCATCAATGAATAGATTGTGCCCACTGATATACTTAGCATCATCACTTGCCAAGAATAGTGCTGCTTTTGCAATATCATCCACCCTCAAAGTCACACCTTTAAGGTTCCCAAGCGTAACCAACGCCTGCTCAAGCTCTTCATTTTCAAGCCCAATGGCCTTCATCGCCAACGGCGTAACCATCCCGTTGGGCGACAAGCAATTCACACGTATACCGAATTGCCCCAGCTCCACCGCTAGGTTCTTGGTAAGCCCCAGCACGGCGTGTTTGGAGCTGCAGTATGCATGCGATCCTGCAGCTCCGACCACGGAGCTTATGCTGGTGGTGGAGATGATGCAACCGCTACGAGTCGGGACCATGACACGAGCGGCGTGCTTCATGCACAAGAAAACTCCTGTCACGTTAATGCTGAGGACCCGTTCGAAATCCGCTTTCATGTTGTCGAGGATTCTCGGCTTCATCTCGTCTGATATGCCAGCATTGCAGAACATGATGTCGAGTTTTCCAAACGTGGCGATGGTTTTGTCGACGGCGTTTTGGATGTCGTCCTTCGTTTGTGACATCACAGTGGATGTAAATGCAGTTGGATGAGCCTCCAAGGGCGTTGCTAACTGAGTTGCC contains:
- the LOC132050787 gene encoding uncharacterized protein LOC132050787 — encoded protein: MLFVNSLCDGKGYAGWSRAFVIALSAKNKLGMIDGSTVRNLERISNKVWSVHRSTTLSSAKGTIRCRHAVQGNLDIASYFTKFKKIWDELDAIITFDHCTCKCICGCKVKTIKSHQDGRLIQFLMVLNNSHSSVKRTILMMNPLPTVSSAYFLLIQDEKQKEVHREAHPSESAFMVSNPRFSSGQRFANNNTQKNNNNGARFGNNYQKYGWSDGKLKGNFNKQNSGLFCTNCKMTNHNVSKCYRLIGFPPDFKFTRPKKNRFQTHTNATSVVSDQNNNHAAPDGNFSTFRKQMTPEQHSQLVTLLQHYEGQDDASC